Proteins encoded together in one Pseudomonas sp. ADAK13 window:
- a CDS encoding GNAT family N-acetyltransferase: MNPKYPGLSVRVADEGFDAYVWGNDFSFEVNAYGMPEMGKRVDQWAVERIVPYRKCYGIDPEEFASFRDAADSAVFMAYLDDRPVGHIVVSTNWNGFAHVDELAVVLPARRHGVAKALLDVAQFWSRKKNLPGMMLETQNNNLGACRLYERCGYVMGGIDHLRYRGIDPQTREVAIFWYRLFRSELEAV; encoded by the coding sequence ATGAACCCGAAGTACCCGGGCCTCAGTGTCCGGGTGGCTGACGAAGGATTTGACGCGTACGTGTGGGGTAACGACTTCAGCTTTGAGGTCAACGCCTACGGCATGCCGGAGATGGGCAAGCGCGTCGATCAGTGGGCGGTGGAGCGCATTGTGCCGTACCGCAAATGCTATGGCATCGACCCCGAGGAGTTCGCCAGCTTCCGTGACGCGGCCGACAGTGCAGTGTTCATGGCGTACCTGGATGACCGGCCCGTGGGGCATATCGTGGTCAGCACCAACTGGAACGGCTTTGCCCATGTGGACGAACTGGCAGTGGTATTGCCCGCGCGGCGCCACGGGGTGGCGAAGGCGTTGCTCGACGTGGCGCAGTTCTGGAGCCGCAAGAAGAACCTGCCGGGGATGATGCTGGAGACCCAGAACAACAACCTCGGTGCCTGCCGGTTGTACGAGCGCTGCGGGTATGTGATGGGCGGAATCGACCACCTGCGCTATCGCGGGATTGATCCGCAGACGCGCGAGGTGGCGATTTTCTGGTATCGGTTGTTCAGGTCGGAGCTGGAAGCGGTCTGA
- the gspG gene encoding type II secretion system major pseudopilin GspG, translating to MLGKADTRGFSLWDLLVVVLVVGVLAVAVGPRLFGDVTRTEIATAKVQLNALGKAVEQFHQDVGRYPTDDEGLSALMVQPQGEAKWKGPYLKEDILTDPWGVAYQYHFPATQPSAPFELFSFGKDRTLGGEGDNVDIAYGE from the coding sequence ATGTTGGGTAAAGCAGATACGCGCGGGTTTTCGTTGTGGGACCTGCTGGTGGTGGTGCTGGTGGTTGGCGTGCTGGCGGTTGCGGTGGGGCCGCGGCTATTTGGCGACGTGACCCGAACGGAAATCGCCACGGCCAAGGTCCAGTTGAATGCGCTGGGCAAGGCGGTGGAGCAGTTTCATCAGGATGTGGGGCGGTATCCAACGGATGACGAGGGCCTGAGCGCGCTGATGGTTCAGCCTCAAGGCGAGGCGAAGTGGAAGGGGCCGTACCTCAAGGAGGATATCCTCACAGACCCTTGGGGCGTGGCCTATCAGTACCATTTCCCGGCTACCCAGCCGAGCGCGCCCTTTGAGTTGTTTTCGTTCGGTAAGGACCGGACGCTGGGAGGTGAAGGCGACAACGTGGACATTGCCTATGGCGAGTAG
- a CDS encoding NADPH-dependent FMN reductase: MSKVYTIAVLVGSLRKESINRKVALALAELAPANLTLNIVEIGDLPLYNEDIDGAAPPAAYSTFRQHVRSSDAVLFVTPEYNRSVPGVLKNAIDVGSRPYGQSVFSGKPGAVISVSPGAIGGFGANHHLRQSLVFLDVPCMQQPEAYLGGAGSVFDESGKVSEKTKPFLQAFIDAYGKWVEKQHG; encoded by the coding sequence ATGAGCAAGGTCTACACGATTGCCGTACTGGTCGGCAGCTTGAGAAAAGAGTCGATCAACCGCAAGGTCGCCCTGGCATTGGCCGAGTTGGCGCCCGCCAATCTCACGTTGAACATTGTCGAAATTGGCGATTTGCCGCTCTACAACGAGGACATCGACGGTGCTGCACCGCCGGCAGCCTACAGTACTTTCCGCCAGCACGTGCGGTCATCCGACGCGGTGCTGTTTGTGACCCCCGAATACAACCGCTCCGTACCGGGTGTATTGAAGAATGCGATTGACGTCGGTTCGCGCCCGTACGGCCAAAGTGTCTTCAGTGGCAAGCCGGGTGCGGTGATCAGTGTGTCCCCCGGTGCCATCGGCGGTTTTGGCGCCAATCACCATTTGCGCCAGTCGCTGGTGTTCCTCGATGTGCCATGCATGCAGCAGCCGGAAGCCTACCTGGGCGGTGCGGGCAGCGTGTTCGACGAGTCGGGCAAGGTCTCGGAAAAGACCAAGCCGTTTTTGCAGGCGTTTATCGACGCCTATGGCAAGTGGGTCGAAAAACAACACGGCTGA
- a CDS encoding NADH:flavin oxidoreductase/NADH oxidase family protein, with translation MSPFEALQLPNGQVVSNRIAKAAMEENMADADQAPSEALMRLYQAWAQGEPGLILTGNVMIDRRAMTGPGGVVLEDERHLDAFRRWATIGRAKGAQFWVQLNHPGRQTMANLGQQALAPSAVPLDLGGFSKMFAQPKAMTEEDIQDVVTRFATSARLAEKAGFSGAQVHAAHGYLLSQFLSPLSNQRTDRWGGSVENRARLLLEVIKAVRAAVSADFCVAVKLNSADFQRGGFDAADARAVVELLNPLAIDLLELSGGSYEAPAMQGEARDGRTLAREAYFIEMASDLAKVARMPVMVTGGIRRLPIVQQVLDSGIAMAGIATALTLEPHLIKQWRAGRDLNPQLPPIRWKRKPLASLASMAVVRYQLRRLSRGRQPKPGVAPLLALIKDQLFIARRTRQYRAAMTNSSH, from the coding sequence ATGTCGCCCTTTGAAGCATTGCAATTGCCCAACGGCCAAGTCGTCAGTAACCGCATCGCCAAGGCGGCGATGGAAGAGAACATGGCCGATGCCGACCAGGCGCCTTCCGAAGCCCTGATGCGCCTGTATCAAGCCTGGGCCCAGGGCGAACCCGGCCTGATCCTGACCGGCAACGTGATGATCGACCGCCGAGCCATGACCGGCCCCGGTGGTGTGGTGCTCGAAGACGAACGCCACCTGGACGCGTTCCGCCGGTGGGCCACCATTGGCCGGGCCAAGGGCGCGCAGTTCTGGGTGCAGCTCAACCACCCGGGCCGCCAGACCATGGCCAACCTCGGCCAGCAGGCACTCGCGCCTTCGGCGGTGCCTCTGGACCTGGGTGGCTTCTCGAAGATGTTCGCCCAGCCCAAGGCGATGACCGAGGAAGATATCCAGGACGTCGTCACGCGCTTCGCTACCAGTGCACGCCTGGCGGAAAAAGCCGGCTTCAGCGGGGCCCAGGTCCATGCGGCCCACGGCTACCTGCTCAGCCAGTTTCTCTCACCCTTGAGCAACCAGCGCACAGACCGCTGGGGCGGCTCCGTGGAAAACCGTGCACGACTCCTGCTGGAGGTGATCAAGGCCGTGCGCGCCGCCGTGAGCGCTGATTTCTGCGTGGCCGTGAAACTCAACTCCGCCGACTTCCAGCGCGGTGGCTTTGACGCCGCCGACGCCCGCGCCGTGGTCGAACTGCTCAACCCGCTGGCCATCGACCTGCTGGAGCTGTCCGGCGGCAGCTACGAAGCCCCGGCCATGCAAGGCGAAGCCCGCGATGGGCGCACCCTGGCCCGCGAAGCGTATTTCATCGAGATGGCCAGCGACCTGGCGAAGGTCGCCCGCATGCCGGTGATGGTCACCGGCGGGATCCGGCGCTTGCCCATCGTCCAGCAAGTACTCGACAGCGGCATCGCCATGGCCGGGATCGCCACCGCCCTCACCCTGGAACCGCACCTGATCAAGCAATGGCGCGCAGGCCGTGACCTCAACCCGCAACTGCCGCCGATCCGCTGGAAACGCAAACCCCTGGCCAGCCTGGCGAGCATGGCGGTGGTGCGCTATCAGCTACGCCGCCTGAGCCGTGGCCGCCAGCCCAAACCCGGCGTGGCGCCGCTGCTGGCGTTGATCAAGGACCAACTGTTTATCGCCCGCCGCACCCGCCAATATCGCGCGGCGATGACCAATTCTTCACATTAA
- the acnB gene encoding bifunctional aconitate hydratase 2/2-methylisocitrate dehydratase, which produces MLEAYRKHIEERAALGIVPQPLNAEQTAGLVELLKNPPAGEEEFLVDLITNRIPPGVDEAAYVKAGFLSALAKGEATSPLIDKKRAVELLGTMQGGYNIVTLVELLDDAELAPVAAAQLKHTLLMFDAFHDVAEKAKNGNEHAKAVIQSWADGEWFKNRPTLADKISLRVFKVTGETNTDDLSPAPDAWSRPDIPLHALAMLKMAREGIVPDEQGKTGPMKQIEEMRGQGFPIAYVGDVVGTGSSRKSATNSVLWFFGDDVPYVPNKRAGGFCFGSKIAPIFYNTMEDAGALPIEFDVTNMNMGDVIDLYPHAGKVTKHNSDEVLTTFEMKTPVLLDEVRAGGRIPLIIGRGLTEKARAELGLPPSTLFKLPEAPAESDKGYTLAQKMVGKACGVAGVRPGTYCEPKMTTVGSQDTTGPMTRDELKDLACLGFSTDLVMQSFCHTAAYPKPIDVTTHHTLPDFIMTRGGVSLRPGDGIIHSWLNRMLLPDTVGTGGDSHTRFPMGISFPAGSGLVAFAAATGVMPLDMPESILVRFKGEMQPGITLRDLVHAIPYYAIQAGLLTVEKKGKKNAFSGRILEIEGLDNLSIEQAFELSDASAERSAAGCTIKLSKESITEYLNSNITLLRWMIGEGYGDARTLERRAQAMEAWVANPELMVADADAEYAEIIEIDLADIKEPVLCAPNDPDDARLLSSVQGEKIDEVFIGSCMTNIGHFRAAGKLLDQVKGQLPTRLWLSPPTKMDAHQLTEEGYYGIYGKAGARMEMPGCSLCMGNQARVEPNSTVVSTSTRNFPNRLGDGANVYLASAELASVASILGRLPTVEEYMEYAAKINTMASDVYRYLSFDQIAEFREIAASANIPVVQA; this is translated from the coding sequence GTGCTTGAAGCCTACCGCAAACATATCGAAGAGCGTGCAGCCCTGGGTATCGTTCCCCAGCCGCTTAATGCCGAACAAACCGCAGGCCTGGTCGAGCTGCTGAAAAATCCCCCGGCTGGCGAAGAAGAATTCCTCGTTGACCTGATCACCAACCGCATTCCACCAGGCGTTGACGAAGCTGCCTACGTCAAGGCCGGTTTCCTGTCTGCCCTGGCCAAGGGCGAAGCCACTTCTCCCCTGATCGACAAGAAACGCGCTGTTGAACTGCTCGGCACCATGCAAGGCGGCTACAACATCGTGACCCTGGTCGAGCTGCTGGACGACGCCGAACTGGCGCCCGTCGCTGCCGCCCAACTCAAGCACACCCTGTTGATGTTCGATGCATTCCACGACGTCGCGGAAAAAGCCAAGAATGGCAACGAACACGCCAAAGCCGTGATCCAGTCCTGGGCCGACGGCGAGTGGTTCAAGAACCGCCCGACCCTGGCCGACAAGATCAGCCTGCGCGTGTTCAAGGTCACCGGCGAAACCAACACCGACGACCTGTCCCCTGCCCCGGACGCCTGGTCCCGTCCTGACATCCCGCTGCACGCCCTGGCCATGCTGAAAATGGCCCGTGAAGGCATCGTGCCGGATGAGCAAGGCAAGACCGGCCCGATGAAACAGATCGAAGAAATGCGCGGCCAAGGCTTCCCGATCGCCTACGTCGGTGACGTGGTCGGTACCGGTTCGTCGCGTAAATCGGCCACCAACTCGGTGCTGTGGTTCTTCGGCGACGACGTTCCTTACGTGCCGAACAAGCGCGCTGGCGGCTTCTGCTTCGGCAGCAAGATCGCTCCGATCTTCTACAACACCATGGAAGATGCCGGCGCACTGCCCATCGAGTTCGACGTCACCAACATGAACATGGGCGACGTGATCGACCTGTACCCGCATGCTGGCAAAGTCACCAAGCACAACAGCGATGAAGTCCTGACCACCTTCGAAATGAAGACCCCGGTCCTGTTGGACGAAGTCCGTGCCGGCGGTCGTATTCCGCTGATCATCGGCCGTGGCCTGACCGAAAAGGCACGTGCCGAGCTGGGTCTGCCACCTTCGACCCTGTTCAAACTGCCGGAAGCTCCGGCTGAAAGTGACAAGGGCTACACCCTGGCGCAGAAAATGGTCGGCAAGGCGTGCGGCGTGGCTGGCGTTCGTCCAGGCACCTACTGCGAACCGAAGATGACCACCGTGGGTTCCCAGGACACCACCGGTCCAATGACCCGTGACGAACTGAAAGACCTGGCGTGCCTGGGCTTCTCGACCGATCTGGTAATGCAGTCGTTCTGCCACACCGCGGCCTATCCAAAGCCGATCGACGTGACCACCCACCACACCCTGCCTGACTTCATCATGACCCGTGGCGGTGTATCGCTGCGTCCAGGCGACGGCATCATCCACAGCTGGCTGAACCGCATGCTGCTGCCGGACACCGTCGGTACCGGTGGTGACTCCCACACCCGTTTCCCGATGGGCATTTCGTTCCCGGCCGGTTCCGGCCTGGTAGCGTTCGCCGCAGCCACTGGCGTTATGCCACTGGACATGCCGGAATCGATCCTGGTGCGCTTCAAAGGCGAAATGCAGCCTGGTATCACCCTGCGTGACCTGGTTCACGCCATTCCTTACTACGCGATCCAGGCTGGCCTGCTGACCGTAGAGAAGAAAGGCAAGAAGAACGCCTTCTCCGGCCGCATCCTGGAAATCGAAGGCCTGGACAACCTGAGCATCGAACAAGCCTTCGAGCTGTCCGACGCCTCGGCTGAACGTTCGGCTGCCGGTTGCACCATCAAGCTGTCGAAAGAGTCCATCACCGAGTACCTGAACTCCAACATCACCCTGCTGCGCTGGATGATCGGTGAAGGCTACGGCGATGCGCGTACCCTGGAACGTCGTGCCCAAGCGATGGAAGCCTGGGTTGCCAACCCTGAGCTGATGGTTGCCGATGCTGACGCCGAATACGCTGAAATCATCGAAATCGACCTGGCCGACATCAAAGAGCCTGTGCTCTGCGCGCCAAACGATCCGGACGACGCCCGTCTGCTGTCGTCGGTACAAGGCGAGAAGATCGACGAAGTGTTCATCGGTTCGTGCATGACCAACATCGGTCACTTCCGCGCTGCCGGTAAACTGCTGGATCAGGTCAAGGGTCAGCTGCCTACCCGTCTGTGGCTGTCGCCGCCGACCAAGATGGACGCTCACCAACTGACCGAAGAAGGCTACTACGGCATCTACGGCAAGGCTGGCGCGCGCATGGAAATGCCGGGCTGCTCGCTGTGCATGGGTAACCAGGCACGTGTAGAGCCGAACTCGACGGTTGTGTCGACGTCGACCCGTAACTTCCCGAACCGCCTGGGTGACGGCGCGAACGTCTACCTGGCTTCGGCCGAGCTGGCGTCGGTAGCTTCCATCCTGGGTCGCCTGCCGACCGTCGAGGAGTACATGGAATACGCCGCGAAGATCAACACCATGGCCAGCGACGTGTATCGCTACCTGAGTTTTGACCAGATCGCCGAGTTCCGTGAAATTGCTGCAAGCGCCAACATCCCTGTGGTTCAAGCCTAA
- a CDS encoding DUF1289 domain-containing protein encodes MSNQTIKTPCVGLCSTVYGDLVCRGCKRFHHEVIQWNGYNEEEKRAVWLRLEQLLVQVMAGKVEVFDPKMLRGQLEQRKIRFVPHQSEYCWAYQLIARGARVISNLEAYGMVLMPEFREWGLPELRDAIDREFFILSEAHYQRYIAPGFLRDAL; translated from the coding sequence ATGTCCAACCAAACCATCAAGACCCCCTGCGTAGGCCTGTGCTCCACGGTTTACGGCGATCTAGTGTGCCGGGGGTGTAAGCGGTTTCACCATGAGGTGATTCAGTGGAACGGGTATAACGAGGAAGAAAAACGTGCGGTTTGGCTGAGGCTGGAGCAGTTGTTGGTGCAGGTGATGGCGGGGAAGGTTGAGGTGTTTGACCCCAAAATGCTTCGGGGGCAGCTTGAACAGCGCAAGATTCGGTTTGTGCCGCATCAGTCGGAGTACTGCTGGGCCTATCAGTTGATTGCCCGGGGGGCGCGGGTGATCAGCAATCTTGAGGCTTATGGGATGGTGTTGATGCCGGAGTTTCGGGAGTGGGGGTTGCCTGAATTGCGGGATGCCATTGATCGGGAGTTTTTTATTTTGTCTGAGGCGCATTATCAGCGGTATATCGCGCCGGGGTTTCTCAGGGATGCCTTGTGA
- a CDS encoding MerR family transcriptional regulator yields MNIGELAERSGLAASKIRFYEAQGLIQVERQGNGYRRYPTQTLQTLQLIQGAQRAGFSLQELKALMPDDSPSEAKRADIVLRLERRIAQIEELQTRMDQSKAELRAVIATIQSHPEGTPCTQAQDKVWASIEAHKKRRASDDTRRSFTATKP; encoded by the coding sequence ATGAATATCGGTGAACTGGCGGAACGCAGTGGCTTGGCTGCTTCGAAGATTCGTTTTTACGAAGCCCAGGGGCTGATCCAGGTCGAGCGGCAAGGCAATGGCTATCGCCGTTATCCCACGCAGACGTTGCAGACGCTGCAATTGATCCAGGGCGCTCAGCGGGCGGGTTTCAGCTTGCAGGAGTTGAAGGCGCTGATGCCGGACGATTCGCCGAGCGAGGCCAAGCGCGCCGATATCGTGTTGAGGCTGGAACGCAGGATTGCGCAGATAGAAGAGCTGCAGACCCGTATGGACCAGAGCAAGGCCGAGTTGCGGGCGGTGATCGCCACGATCCAGTCGCACCCGGAAGGCACGCCGTGCACCCAGGCGCAGGACAAGGTCTGGGCCTCAATCGAGGCGCATAAAAAACGCCGCGCATCTGACGATACGCGGCGTTCGTTTACAGCAACAAAACCTTAG
- the poxB gene encoding ubiquinone-dependent pyruvate dehydrogenase produces the protein MAKITLAQQLATTLEQAGIKRIWGLTGDSLNGLTDSLRTMDSIEWMHVRHEEVAAFAAGAEAAATGELTVCAGSCGPGNLHLINGLFDCHRNHVPVLAIAAQIPSSEIGLNYFQETHPQELFKECSHFIELVTNPEQMPHVLHRAMRSAILNRGVAVVVIPGDVSLLEVEDTFKPWPALLAPRTLPAEQDLQRLTDILEHSGKVTLLCGSGCAGAHDEVVALADALGAPVVHALRGKEHVEWDNPFDVGMTGLIGFSSGYHAMLNCDTLIMLGTDFPYRQFYPTDAKIIQVDRNPQALGRRATLDLGIAADVSETIQALLPRLTRKTDRSFLETSLKHYEKARQGLDDLAEPSKAGRPIHPQYVARLLSELADDDAIFTADVGSPTVWAARYLKMNGKRRLIGSFNHGSMANAMPQAIGAQAAFPGRQVISMSGDGGFTMLMGDFISLAQLNLPVKLVVFNNSSLGFVAMEMKAAGYLDTGTELKNPDFAAMSNAMGILGIRVEQSEDLEPALRRALAHDGPVLVDVVTATQELVMPPSIKLEQAKGFSLYMLKAVMSGRGDEVIELARTNWLR, from the coding sequence ATGGCGAAAATCACCCTGGCCCAGCAATTGGCGACCACCCTTGAACAGGCGGGCATCAAGCGCATCTGGGGCCTGACCGGCGACAGCCTCAACGGCCTGACCGACTCCCTGCGCACCATGGACAGCATCGAATGGATGCACGTGCGCCACGAAGAAGTGGCCGCATTCGCCGCCGGTGCCGAAGCCGCCGCCACCGGCGAGCTGACGGTGTGCGCCGGCAGTTGCGGCCCCGGCAACCTGCATTTGATCAACGGCCTGTTCGACTGCCATCGCAACCATGTGCCGGTGCTGGCCATCGCGGCGCAGATCCCCTCCTCCGAGATCGGCCTGAACTACTTTCAGGAAACCCATCCCCAGGAGCTGTTCAAGGAATGCAGCCACTTTATCGAGCTGGTGACCAACCCCGAACAGATGCCCCACGTGCTGCACCGCGCCATGCGCTCGGCGATCCTCAATCGTGGCGTGGCCGTGGTAGTGATTCCGGGTGATGTGTCGCTGCTGGAAGTGGAAGACACCTTCAAACCGTGGCCGGCCCTGCTCGCGCCACGTACGCTGCCGGCGGAACAGGACCTGCAACGCCTCACCGACATCCTGGAACACAGCGGCAAAGTCACCCTGCTGTGCGGCAGTGGCTGTGCCGGCGCCCACGATGAGGTGGTGGCCCTGGCCGACGCCCTCGGTGCGCCTGTGGTGCATGCCCTGCGCGGCAAGGAGCACGTGGAGTGGGATAACCCGTTCGACGTCGGCATGACCGGCCTGATCGGCTTCAGTTCCGGCTACCACGCCATGCTCAACTGCGACACGCTGATCATGCTCGGCACCGACTTTCCGTATCGCCAGTTCTACCCCACCGACGCGAAGATCATCCAGGTCGACCGCAACCCGCAGGCCCTGGGCCGGCGTGCCACCCTGGACCTGGGGATTGCTGCAGACGTCAGCGAAACAATCCAGGCGCTGCTGCCGCGCCTGACCCGCAAGACCGATCGCAGCTTCCTCGAAACCTCGCTCAAGCATTACGAGAAAGCGCGCCAGGGCCTGGATGACCTGGCTGAGCCGTCAAAGGCCGGCCGTCCGATCCACCCGCAATACGTTGCGCGCCTGCTCAGCGAACTGGCGGACGACGACGCAATCTTCACCGCTGACGTTGGCTCGCCTACGGTATGGGCGGCGCGCTACCTGAAAATGAATGGCAAGCGCCGACTGATCGGCTCGTTCAACCACGGCTCGATGGCCAACGCCATGCCCCAGGCCATCGGCGCGCAAGCGGCGTTTCCCGGGCGCCAGGTGATTTCCATGTCCGGCGACGGTGGCTTCACCATGTTGATGGGCGACTTCATCAGCCTGGCGCAGTTGAACCTGCCGGTGAAACTCGTGGTGTTCAACAACTCGTCCCTGGGCTTTGTCGCCATGGAGATGAAGGCTGCCGGCTACCTGGATACCGGCACCGAGCTGAAGAATCCGGACTTTGCCGCCATGTCCAATGCCATGGGCATCCTCGGTATTCGGGTCGAGCAGTCCGAAGACCTCGAACCTGCCCTGCGCCGCGCCCTGGCCCACGACGGCCCGGTACTGGTGGACGTGGTCACCGCCACCCAGGAACTGGTGATGCCGCCGAGCATCAAGCTGGAACAGGCCAAGGGCTTCAGCCTGTACATGCTCAAGGCGGTGATGAGCGGGCGCGGTGATGAGGTGATCGAGTTGGCGCGGACCAACTGGTTGCGTTGA
- a CDS encoding LysR substrate-binding domain-containing protein, protein MRLRHIEVIQAILQTGHLGTAAEWLQLPVADVEATLKDAELQLGFMLFASVRGRLQATRETLELQGQIAHLYAALEPVQRLASSLKHHHAPPLRALCTPPLANQLLPQAIAVLRRRFQDTPCNLSSHSTRDIVKSLLLHEADLGLSLHDPEHPQIHSTPLAHGKLQLLAPHGWLKPRQKYIALQELAGQSMIGLEGQDPLSRLLDSKLQALRPLPVVQTRVQTYQMMRSMVEAGEGLAIVDPFTATGAREAGLDACPLSPPIGVTLYALTLEGREASPALNALLEIVTEKAESLLTNTLS, encoded by the coding sequence ATGCGTTTACGTCATATCGAAGTCATTCAAGCGATTTTGCAGACCGGACACCTCGGCACCGCCGCCGAATGGTTGCAACTCCCTGTGGCCGATGTGGAGGCGACGCTCAAGGATGCCGAGCTGCAACTGGGCTTCATGCTGTTCGCCAGTGTGCGCGGACGCTTGCAGGCCACCCGCGAAACCCTCGAACTGCAGGGCCAGATCGCCCACCTCTACGCCGCCCTTGAGCCGGTGCAGCGCCTGGCCAGCAGCCTGAAGCACCATCATGCCCCGCCCTTGCGCGCGCTGTGCACCCCGCCCCTGGCCAATCAGTTGCTGCCCCAGGCGATCGCCGTGCTGCGCCGACGCTTTCAAGACACGCCGTGCAACCTGTCCAGCCACTCCACCCGGGATATCGTCAAGAGCCTGCTGCTGCACGAAGCGGACCTCGGCCTGAGCCTGCACGACCCGGAACACCCGCAAATCCACAGCACGCCACTGGCCCACGGCAAGCTGCAATTGCTCGCGCCCCATGGCTGGCTGAAACCGCGACAGAAGTACATTGCGCTGCAGGAGTTGGCCGGGCAGTCGATGATCGGACTGGAGGGCCAGGACCCGCTGAGCCGCCTGCTGGACAGCAAGCTGCAAGCCCTGCGCCCGCTGCCGGTGGTACAGACGCGGGTGCAGACCTACCAGATGATGCGCAGCATGGTTGAAGCCGGGGAAGGTCTGGCGATTGTCGACCCGTTCACCGCCACCGGTGCACGGGAAGCCGGGCTGGATGCTTGCCCGTTGTCACCCCCGATTGGGGTGACCTTGTATGCGTTGACGCTGGAAGGCCGTGAGGCGTCGCCCGCCTTGAATGCGCTGCTGGAGATTGTCACCGAGAAGGCCGAAAGCCTGCTGACAAACACACTCTCCTGA